DNA sequence from the Cyanobacteria bacterium GSL.Bin1 genome:
TCCCTCAATTCATTCTCTGACTCAGTGATCTCAATTTTAAGTACTCCTGACATAACTTTTAGTTGTAAATAGACACCATCTTATTTGTAGCACATATTTGGCAAATTGGTATTACAACTGTCTTGCCTCAACCTGAATCAGGATTAAGGACTTTAATGACCTAGACGAAAAGAGCGCGATCATCTCAGGAGTAGGTATGGCAAACCACCAGGATCCTCATAGATTTTTCTCAGTGGCAGGGGGTCCCATGAAGATCCATAAAAGAGCCACTCCAGTGACAATACCATAGGCGGCCCAGCCCGTGCCGTTGACAAGACCAATCAGTACCTTAGGTAATACCTGACACATGAGTTGGCATAACCAGGCACCGATGGCCCCATTCACCGCCGCACCCAACCAACTGGCTAACATCCAAATTCTAAAGCTACGTGCTCGGAAACGAGTATGGCAACTAAGAAGACATCCTTGAAGGATTGCCATGAATGATAACCAGACTGGCAGATTGATCAGGTTAAGCCAGAAGACTTCCCCCATGCCAAACTGATGCCATAGACCGTTAACAAGACAATTAACGGCAGGTTGTAAGCCTATAGATAAGTGGATGCCAAAGATCCAGCCGATGGCACTTGCTAAAGGCCACCACCAATCCCTTATGCCGAGCCATCTCAAAACTGTCCATTGCAGGGAACCAATAATAGCCCCAGAGAAGATAAGTGTCGCCATAAACGGCCAACCATTCTCCTCAAGATATCCCACCAAGAAGCCCCCGATCAAATTAGCAGCAACCCAAGCGAGCAGAAACTTGATTGGCTGTATTCTAAACCGTTGAATTCGTCTCATCTGAAAAGAGATACCGTGATCAGAGTCAGTAGAGCACAAAGTCCGTTACAGGGAGAGAAATTTTCGATCAGCGATTGCGCTTATTAACCGGGAAAAGCCAAAAAAAACGGGTAATTGAAGGCGTCTGAACCCTGATTTTTCTGTACCACTCTGACAAAAGAAAAAACGGAGGAGACCACTTAGAATGACTCACTCGTGTCTAGGAAATTGCATCAGGCCAATGTTAGCTCTCTCAAATTTAGTTGAGGAGAGGGAATTCTATTCCCCTCCTCAGAAAAATTAGTATCCCAGCGGATAGTGGTAGTACCCCTCGGAGTCAACTTGTACTTGCTGATTATTCAGCTCGGTGTTAGAAAAGGCACTGGAGCCGTTAACGGCAGCATTACTGGTGTTGGACTCTTGGATGGAAACTTGGCCTTGAGGATCGTGATTGAAAAAGCCCTCGCGTTCCAACTGAATTTGCTGATTATTCAACTCAGTGTTGGAAAAGGCACTGGAGCCGTTGACTGCGGCATTTTGAGTGTTGGCACTTTGCACAGAAGTTTGGGCTTGTTGAGCAGCAGCGGGAGTGGCGAAAGCAACAATAGCGATGAAACCAAAAGCAAGTTTTTTACTAATCATAAGAGTTTTTTTTGGAGTCAGTGTTTCTAAAGGCTAAGAAATTTGGTGTGTTGTCCTTTAGATATGTTGAGGGAGGAGAATGTATGCATTTGTTATGAAACTTGAGGCGGAAATTGCAGCGATTTAGGGAAAGGCGCGATGCCCGAAAGGCGGTGGCTTTGCCACATCGCGCTAACCCTTCAAGATAACAACGCTAGAACCAAAGAACCAACTCTAAATCTTCCTAAGCCGATTACTTTCTCTTGCACTAGCTGAAAGCCCATTGATTCATATAACTTTTTCGCTCTTAAGTTAGTAACGTCAACACTGATATAAACTGAGCCTAAATGAGTAGACGCTTCATTAATGCAGTTTGAGAGTAACTGTTGACCAATCCCTTGATTCCGAGATCTGG
Encoded proteins:
- a CDS encoding GNAT family N-acetyltransferase, with translation MSSSLKYCRLYPQESFDIANLAVTSRSRNQGIGQQLLSNCINEASTHLGSVYISVDVTNLRAKKLYESMGFQLVQEKVIGLGRFRVGSLVLALLS